From a region of the Verrucomicrobiota bacterium genome:
- a CDS encoding fumarylacetoacetate hydrolase family protein — translation MRIGRIQMVGGEADGQTHQVIIEDGGYRVIERGEIVASLIAPDEARLIAPVVPQQVILIGLNYAGHASETDMAPPDAPVVLFKTPNAIIGPDAPIVLPAMAPDEVDYEAELVIVIGRPAKNVSEADALDAVLGYTCGNDVSARDCQFRLDQQWARAKSFDTFAPLGPWIETELNPDDVVVRCRLNNEVMQEASSSGMLFSCARLVSYLSRCMTLWPGSVIFTGTPPGVGFKRQPPVFLRKDDRVTVEIDGIGSLNNPVARETP, via the coding sequence ATGCGCATTGGCCGAATTCAGATGGTCGGCGGCGAGGCCGACGGGCAGACGCACCAGGTCATCATCGAAGACGGCGGGTACCGCGTCATCGAGCGCGGCGAGATCGTCGCTTCGCTCATCGCCCCCGACGAGGCGCGTCTCATTGCGCCCGTTGTGCCGCAGCAGGTGATCCTCATCGGGCTCAACTACGCGGGGCATGCCTCCGAGACCGACATGGCCCCGCCCGACGCGCCCGTGGTGCTGTTCAAGACGCCCAACGCGATCATCGGCCCCGATGCGCCGATCGTGCTGCCCGCCATGGCGCCCGACGAGGTGGACTACGAGGCCGAGCTGGTCATTGTCATTGGCCGCCCGGCGAAGAATGTCTCCGAGGCCGACGCGCTCGACGCCGTGCTCGGCTACACGTGCGGCAACGACGTAAGTGCGCGCGACTGCCAGTTCCGGCTCGACCAGCAGTGGGCGCGCGCCAAATCGTTCGACACCTTTGCCCCGCTCGGCCCGTGGATCGAGACCGAGCTCAATCCTGACGATGTCGTCGTGCGCTGCCGGCTCAACAACGAGGTGATGCAGGAAGCGAGCAGCTCAGGCATGCTGTTCTCGTGCGCGCGGCTGGTGAGCTACCTGTCGCGCTGCATGACGCTCTGGCCGGGCAGCGTCATTTTCACCGGCACGCCGCCCGGCGTCGGCTTCAAGCGCCAACCGCCCGTGTTCCTGCGCAAGGACGACCGTGTGACCGTCGAGATCGATGGCATCGGCAGCCTGAACAATCCTGTCGCGCGCGAGACGCCGTAG
- a CDS encoding methyltransferase domain-containing protein, whose translation MASFFSAFLRRPAEVGAIAPSSRSLARRMVGGMDLAHARCVVEYGPGTGAFTREILDRLGPDGQLVAIEKNPDFIPILHERFPNLDVVQASAEELPRLLAERGFDAADAIVSGLPYTVLPWDLVERIIAVSRECLCPGGLFNTVQYYNSYVLMPAARKFQRLLHATFDEITHYRTLWNLPPAFVYSCRKAARPPE comes from the coding sequence ATGGCTTCGTTCTTCAGCGCATTCTTGAGGCGGCCCGCCGAGGTGGGCGCGATCGCGCCGAGCTCGCGTTCGCTCGCGCGTCGCATGGTCGGAGGCATGGACCTGGCGCACGCGCGCTGCGTCGTCGAGTACGGCCCCGGCACGGGCGCGTTTACGCGCGAGATCCTCGACCGCCTCGGTCCTGATGGGCAACTCGTCGCGATCGAGAAGAACCCGGACTTCATTCCCATTCTGCACGAGCGCTTCCCGAATCTCGATGTGGTTCAGGCGAGCGCCGAGGAGCTGCCACGGCTGCTGGCCGAGCGTGGATTCGACGCGGCCGACGCCATCGTCTCGGGCCTGCCCTACACGGTGCTGCCGTGGGATCTCGTCGAGCGCATCATCGCCGTGTCGCGCGAGTGCCTGTGTCCAGGCGGGCTGTTCAACACGGTGCAGTACTACAATTCGTACGTGCTCATGCCGGCGGCGCGCAAGTTCCAGCGGCTGCTCCACGCGACGTTCGACGAGATCACCCACTATCGCACGCTGTGGAACCTGCCGCCGGCGTTCGTCTACTCGTGCAGGAAGGCCGCCCGGCCGCCGGAGTGA